From a single Larimichthys crocea isolate SSNF chromosome XIII, L_crocea_2.0, whole genome shotgun sequence genomic region:
- the ddx61 gene encoding probable ATP-dependent RNA helicase ddx6, giving the protein MATARTANPASMIGLNKPANGQFRGQTKPAGQQSGLFGTAQQLGPTQKMSSIPQSSGGIKFGDDWKKCLELPPKDTRMKTSDVTSTKGNEFEDYCLKRELLMGIFEMGWEKPSPIQEESIPIALSGRDILARAKNGTGKSGAYLIPLLERIDLKKDNIQAIVMVPTRELALQVSQISIQIGKHLGGVKVMATTGGTNLRDDIMRLDEIVHVVIATPGRILDLMKKGVAKVDKVQMMVMDEADKLLSQDFVVLIEDIIAFLPRERQILLYSATFPISVQKFMSKHLKKPYEINLMEELTLKGITQYYAYVTERQKVHCLNTLFSRLQINQSIIFCNSTQRVELLAKKITQLGYSCFYIHAKMMQEYRNRVFHDFRNGLCRNLVCTDLFTRGIDIQAVNVVINFDFPKSAETYLHRIGRSGRFGHLGLAINLITSDDRYNLKNIEDQLVTEIKPIPGSIDKSLYVAEFHSVDPDEDGIEGGAKNKEL; this is encoded by the exons ATGGCTACAGCAAGAACAGCAAACCCAGCATCAATGATTGGATTGAACAAACCAGCAAATGGGCAGTTCAGAGGACAGACTAAGCCAGCTGGACAACAATCAGGACTCTTTGGAACTGCCCAGCAACTCGGTCCCACCCAGAAAATGAGCAGCATTCCCCAGAGCAGTGGGGGCATCAA GTTTGGTGATGACTGGAAGAAGTGCCTGGAACTTCCTCCAAAAGATACCAGGATGAAAACTTCG GATGTGACATCAACTAAGGGAAATGAATTTGAAGACTACTGCCTAAAGCGGGAACTTCTAATGGGAATCTTTGAAATGGGATGGGAGAAACCGTCCCCTATCCAG GAGGAAAGCATCCCTATCGCTCTGTCAGGCAGAGATATTCTGGCTCGGGCCAAGAATGGCACAGGAAAAAGTGGAGCCTACCTCATCCCACTCCTGGAAAGAATAGACCTGAAGAAGGATAACATCCAGG CCATAGTGATGGTGCCAACAAGAGAGTTGGCCCTACAGGTGAGCCAGATCAGCATTCAGATCGGCAAGCACCTCGGAGGGGTCAAGGTCATGGCGACGACGGGTGGCACCAACTTGAGGGATGATATCATGCGTCTTGATGAGATAG TGCATGTAGTGATTGCAACTCCAGGCAGGATACTAGACCTGATGAAGAAGGGTGTGGCAAAAGTGGATAAGGTCCAAATGATGGTGATGGATGAG GCAGATAAGTTGCTGTCCCAAGACTTTGTGGTGCTGATTGAAGATATTATCGCCTTCTTGCCAAGAGAACGACAGATCCTGCTTTACTCTGCTACTTTCCCCATCAGTGTCCAAAAATTCATG AGCAAACATCTGAAGAAACCTTATGAGATCAACCTGATGGAGGAACTGACGTTAAAGGGCATCACTCAGTACTATGCCTATGTGACTGAAAGACAGAAGGTCCACTGTCTCAACACACTGTTTTCTAGG CTTCAGATCAATCAGTCGATCATCTTCTGTAACTCCACCCAGAGGGTTGAGCTTCTGGCCAAGAAAATCACCCAACTGGGCTATTCGTGCTTCTACATTCATGCAAAGATGATGCAGGAGTACAGGAACCGTGTGTTCCATGACTTCAGGAATGGATTGTGCAGAAACCTGGTCTGCACAG ACTTATTCACTCGGGGAATCGACATCCAGGCAGTAAATGTGGTCATCAATTTTGACTTCCCCAAAAGTGCAGAGACGTACCTGCATCGCATTGGCAGATCGG GGCGTTTTGGTCACCTGGGTCTGGCCATCAATCTGATAACTTCAGATGACCGCTACAACCTGAAGAACATTGAGGATCAGCTGGTTACTGAAATCAAGCCCATCCCCGGCAGCATCGATAAGAGCCTATACGTGGCAGAGTTTCACTCTGTTGACCCAGATGAGGATGGCATCGAAGGCGGAGCCAAAAACAAGGAACTGTGA